TACTCCCCCAAGCTCAATGTCGACTTTGAAGAAGATTCAGTCAACTACATGTGCAATTGTCCGGAGGCCTTTTCCGGTGCCTGCCGCCATGTAGGCGCTGCCGCCATNNNNNNNNNNNNNNNNNNNNNNNNNNNNNNNNNNNNNNNNNNNNNNNNNNNNNNNNNNNNNNNNNNNNNNNNNNNNNNNNNNNNNNNNNNNNNNNNNNNNNNNNNNNNNNNNNNNNNNNNTGGCGACAGAACTTCCGCGCATTTTTCTCTACCGACATAGAGCCCGAGGCAGGCCGTCATTACCTGATATACCGTTTCCATCCCGAACCGGGCCGCCTGCAGGTATCCTTTTTCCGTGCGCGTCAGAACAAATCGGGCCTTTCCACCGTACACAACGAAGTGACGCTGGAACAGATCATCGAGAATCCCGACTGGTGTGAACTGTCGCCCAAACTGCCTATCGTTGCACAGCAGATCGGACGCTACAACGACTATTTCGGCCACCGTGTGGAGGTTCCGGACGGACTGCTCACGTGGTTCCTGTGGACCGTGCGCCGTGAATACTATCTTTTCTGGAAGGATACCGACTCTCCCTGCCGTGTTGAAATCGGCACAATGGATCTCAAGCTCAAGCCTCAGCTCACTGAAGAAGGCCTGACCTTCGACGTGATGATCCGCAGCGAGGGCAAACCTCCCCAGTCCATCGTGGACAGCGAAGTGACCTTCCACGGGCAGATTCCCCTATGGGTATGCTGGAACAAGGGATTTTACCCCGTTTATACCAGCCTGAACTCCTCACTGGTTCAGGATCTGGCCCTGCAGCCTCCCGTGATCGAGAAGGAAGACATTCCCGAATTCCTTGACCGCGTCTGGACGCAGCTGCCCGCCACGGACCTGTTCGGACAGGAAGAGTTCCTCAAGCACATGGAACCCATTTTCATTCCTGCCACGTACAATCCCAAACTGTTCCTCGACGAAGAAGGTTCTCTGCTCACGCTCGAGATTCAGAACCTCTATGAGACCGTGCACGGTGAATTCCTGCTGCCCGGCCCCAACCCCAGCTTCATGACCGGCAGCTACTCTTTTGAAGGCAGCACCTATCTTATCCGCCGCATGCAGGAAGAAGAAGCGAACCTGACCGATCTGCTGCTCTCCATGAATTTTCAGCCCAGAAACAACAGGGTGTGGTTCCTTGAACCGGAAGAAGCCATCACCTTCCTTCTGGATGCCTACCCCAAGCTGGTCGAGCAGTATCGCGTCTATGGCGAGAAGGCCCTGTCCAAGTACAAAGTGCGTCTTACCACGCCCGCCATTACCGCCACGGTGGAATCCAACGAGGATGAAAAGTGGTTCTCGCTGGAAATCGAGGTGGAATACGACGGGCAGCGAGTGCCTATCGACACCATCTGGAAGGCATGGGTGCAGGGCAAGCGCTATGTGCAGCTCAAGGACGGCTCTTACACCAGCCTGCCTGAATCGTGGCTGGAAAAAATCGCCCACAAGCTGCGCGCCATGGGCCTTGACGCAGAAAAACCCCCGAAGGACCGCTTCGAACAGTTCGAAGCCCCTGCGCTGGACAATATTCTGGAAGACCTGCCCGACGTGCACACGGACCCGTTCTGGAACAGTCTGCGCGAGAAAATCCATTCCTTCCAGGAAATCAAGCAGCTCAGTGCGCCCAACGGGCTGCATGCCACCCTGCGCAATTATCAGGCGCAGGGCCTGAGCTACCTCAGTTTCCTGCGCGAATACGGGTTCGGCGGCATTCTTGCTGACGAAATGGGTCTTGGTAAAACCATCCAGACCCTTTCATTCATCCAGCACATGGTGGAAACCGGGTCCGACGGTCCCAACCTCATCGTCGTGCCCACGTCCGTTCTGCCCAACTGGGATCGTGAAGCGGAAAAGTTTGTTCCCGGCCTGAAACGCCTGATCATCTACGGCACCCGCCGCGAAAACATGTTCAAGCAAATCGAAGAATCGCATCTCGTCATCACGACGTATGCTCTGCTCCGACGCGACCTTGAAGAACTGCAGAACTACGAATTCAACTCCATCATTCTTGACGAAGCCCAGAATATCAAGAACCCGAACACCATTACGGCGCGTTCCGTGCGCAAGATTCAGGCTAAACAGCGCCTGTGCCTTTCCGGTACGCCCATCGAAAACAACCTGTTCGAGCTCTGGTCGCTGTTCGAATTCCTCATGCCCGGCTTCCTCGGTTCGCAGCATTCCTTCCAGCGCGGCATTATCAAACCCATCAAGGATGGCGATGCCGATACGCTCGACTACCTGCGCAACCGCGTCAAACCGTTCATTCTGCGCCGTACCAAGTCTGAAGTGGCAAAAGACCTGCCACCCAAGATCGAGAACATCCAGTACTGCGCCCTCGCCGACGAACAGGCGGAGCTGTATGCCGCACTGGCAACCAAGCTGCGCCAGCAGGTGCTGAACGACGTGGACGAAAAGGGCATGGCCAAGAGCCAGATGTCCATTCTGGACGCCCTGCTCAAGCTGCGTCAGATCTGCTGCCACCCGCGCCTGCTCAAGCTGGAGATGCCCGGATTCTCCACGAACCTGCCCTCCGGCAAGTTCGACGCCTTCAAGGACATGATCACGGAAGTGGTGGAAGAAGGCCACAAGGTGCTCGTGTTCTCGCAGTTCGTGTCCATGCTGCACATCATCCGCTCATGGCTGCAGATCTCGGAGATGCCCTTCGCCTATCTTGACGGTACCTCGAAAGACCGGTTCGATCAGGTGGACAGGTTCAACAACAACAAGGACATTCCCATCTTCCTTATCTCCCTCAAGGCAGGCGGAACGGGTCTGAACCTGACCAGTGCCGACTACGTCATCCACTACGACCCGTGGTGGAACCCCGCTGTGGAAGACCAGGCAACCGACCGCGCGCACCGCATAGGCCAGACCTCGCAGGTGTTCTCGTACAAGATGATCTGCTCCAACACCGTGGAAGAAAAGATCCTCAAGCTGCAGGAAATGAAAAAGGGCGTTGCAGATGCCATTATCCCCGGACAGGATTCATGGAAATCGCTCACCCGTTCTGACCTTGAAATGCTCTTTGAAGTGTAACCGGCACCCACATGACGTTCAAAGCCGCGGCCTGTGCCGCGGCTTTTTTCATGCTCTGTCCGGTTTGGGGCCGACCCTATCCCGTTTAGCCCTATCCGGTTCCCGATCCGATCTGGTCCGATCGAGTCTAATCGGGTCTGATTTAATCTGGTCTGGTCCGGTCTGGTCGCATATTCTGCGGGCAAAAACGATGATGAATACATCAACCCTGCCATATTGATACCCTGCACAGCTCTTACCGCTCATGCAGCCCAGTACCTTCGCATTCCACGCAGGACTTGCACTTGCGGCAAAAACCACCTAAAACCCGCAGCACGTCATATTCATATCGCATATTAACGGACGAACAAGGAAACGACATGTCTGATACAGCCAAGCAGCAGAAGAAGTTGAAAAAACGCATTCAGGCCATCAAGGAACGCAAAACTTCCGGCGCTCAGGACATAGCTGATGCCGTCCTCACGTTCTGCCGTCCGCTTCTGCAGGAATCGCAGGCACTGAACGGTGAAGACAACGCAGTGGGTCTGGGCGTGTTCGCATGGAACGCCGCATTTCTCACCAAGGACCGCTGGTCGGCCAACCTGAAGAACTCTCTTGGCCGCTTCAACCTTTCCACCGATGCGCAGGAAGCCCTTGAAGGCATTGTGGAAGAAATGATCCGCCAGAAGAAGCTCATGCATCCCAATGACATGCGCGTTATCACCCACTATGATGTCAAGGTTGCAGACGGCAAGCTGGAACTGACCGTGGACGCCAAGGTGGCTACCAAGCCCCAGATGCCCAAGTTCAACGACCTGCCGCAGATGTAACAATGCCGCTTATGCAATACAAAAGGCCCGTCATATGACGGGCCTTTTACGTTAATGACAAACCTTCGTTTGCAGTAAAGCCGCATTCCCGTTAAGCCGGAACTGAGATCCGAAAAACGGATTTTCATCGGCGTATACGAGGTGCAGGAACGTTAGGTTCCTGCCCTGCGGAGCAAATAACAGAAAGGTCTTTGTCAGCAGTATAAAAGCCCGCCACATGACGGGCCTTTTCTGTTTTCTGATACTGCGCAATCATTCCTTGCCGCAGCGTGGCGGGCGGATATGATCCATAACCCGCTGGTGCGCCTTTTGCGATTCCGTCGTTTCCAGCTTGGCAATCTCGTCTCGGTCTACATAGAGAATGGCGCCGCAGGGGCACATATCCACACAGGCAGGACCAAGGCCGATGGCGCGGCGCGAGGCGCACAAGTCGCACTTGGCAACGGCAACGCCGCTGCAGGTGGCAAAAAAAGCCGCATAGGGGCAGGCCATGACGCAGTTGCGGGTCTCGCAGCCGCGGCACAGCATGGGCTGCAGCACCACTGCGCCGTCACGGTCGCGGTTGAGCGCTCCCCTGCTGCACACGTTCATGCAGGCTGCCTTTTCGCAATGCTTGCAATACAGGGGAATCATTATCCCCTCCGTCGTGCGTGTCATGGTGATACGCGGCGTATCATACAGGAACTTGCACACGGCTTCGCAGGTTTCGCAGCCAATGCACTTTGAATAATCTATGTGAAGAGTTCTGGTACCCTCAAGCATCATTGCCTCCGGTATTCTGTATCCGCAACATGCTAGCGGGTCATCTTGTCTGCTTCGAAATTGTATTCGTCTTCGCGGTGCTGCGCCTTCAGGTCCAGCCAGTTGGACAATGAGCGTGCGGCCCGAAGCCCGCTATAGACAGCCTTGCCTATCTTGCTGGGGCCGGAGAGCACATCCCCCGCCACAAACACATTGTCTATGGCCGTCATGTTCAGCCAGCGCACTTCGCCCCTGCGTACATTCTCAAGCCCCAGCTCCTTCTGGAACGGAGGCGTGGGAATTTCACCTATGGCCCCGACAACCACATCCACAGGCAGCACCACGTTTTCTCCGGTAATGCCGTTGGCCACTTCCAGAGCCTGCACCCGGTCCTCGCCGTGTACGGCAACAGGGGTGCAGCGTTCCATCCACTCGCAACCCATCTCGCGCATGCGGTCTATTTCAAAACTGCCGCAGGGAGCCTCGCGCACGGTCTTGCGGTACACAAGATGCACCTTGGCGGCACCGAGGGATATGGCGGAATCCACCACGTCCACGGCGGAATGTCCGGCACCGATCACGGCAACAACCTTGTCCTTCACATCCGGCACTGAAACGTTGGTGGATGCGTATTTGATCGCGCGGATGGGGAACAGGAATTCAAGCCCCGAATACACGCCCTTGAGATTCTCGCCCGCAATGCCGAGCTTGCGCGACTTCCATGAGCCGGAACAGATCATCACGGCATCATAGTTATCCACAAGGTCGTTGAGACTCAGGATATCACAGGCAAAGTGGTCCCCTTCCTCTTCATGCATGGGAGCACTGCAACAAACCTTCGTATTGGTACGGAACACAACACCAAGGCGGCGCTCAAGGTCGCGCA
This region of Desulfovibrio subterraneus genomic DNA includes:
- a CDS encoding FAD-dependent oxidoreductase produces the protein MAGTMNFGFMKAESAPPNGRDVAVIGAGPSGLATAGYLACLGYQVHVYDKLPKPGGLMVFGIPSHRIPADRIQRGVRDLERRLGVVFRTNTKVCCSAPMHEEEGDHFACDILSLNDLVDNYDAVMICSGSWKSRKLGIAGENLKGVYSGLEFLFPIRAIKYASTNVSVPDVKDKVVAVIGAGHSAVDVVDSAISLGAAKVHLVYRKTVREAPCGSFEIDRMREMGCEWMERCTPVAVHGEDRVQALEVANGITGENVVLPVDVVVGAIGEIPTPPFQKELGLENVRRGEVRWLNMTAIDNVFVAGDVLSGPSKIGKAVYSGLRAARSLSNWLDLKAQHREDEYNFEADKMTR
- a CDS encoding DEAD/DEAH box helicase; protein product: WRQNFRAFFSTDIEPEAGRHYLIYRFHPEPGRLQVSFFRARQNKSGLSTVHNEVTLEQIIENPDWCELSPKLPIVAQQIGRYNDYFGHRVEVPDGLLTWFLWTVRREYYLFWKDTDSPCRVEIGTMDLKLKPQLTEEGLTFDVMIRSEGKPPQSIVDSEVTFHGQIPLWVCWNKGFYPVYTSLNSSLVQDLALQPPVIEKEDIPEFLDRVWTQLPATDLFGQEEFLKHMEPIFIPATYNPKLFLDEEGSLLTLEIQNLYETVHGEFLLPGPNPSFMTGSYSFEGSTYLIRRMQEEEANLTDLLLSMNFQPRNNRVWFLEPEEAITFLLDAYPKLVEQYRVYGEKALSKYKVRLTTPAITATVESNEDEKWFSLEIEVEYDGQRVPIDTIWKAWVQGKRYVQLKDGSYTSLPESWLEKIAHKLRAMGLDAEKPPKDRFEQFEAPALDNILEDLPDVHTDPFWNSLREKIHSFQEIKQLSAPNGLHATLRNYQAQGLSYLSFLREYGFGGILADEMGLGKTIQTLSFIQHMVETGSDGPNLIVVPTSVLPNWDREAEKFVPGLKRLIIYGTRRENMFKQIEESHLVITTYALLRRDLEELQNYEFNSIILDEAQNIKNPNTITARSVRKIQAKQRLCLSGTPIENNLFELWSLFEFLMPGFLGSQHSFQRGIIKPIKDGDADTLDYLRNRVKPFILRRTKSEVAKDLPPKIENIQYCALADEQAELYAALATKLRQQVLNDVDEKGMAKSQMSILDALLKLRQICCHPRLLKLEMPGFSTNLPSGKFDAFKDMITEVVEEGHKVLVFSQFVSMLHIIRSWLQISEMPFAYLDGTSKDRFDQVDRFNNNKDIPIFLISLKAGGTGLNLTSADYVIHYDPWWNPAVEDQATDRAHRIGQTSQVFSYKMICSNTVEEKILKLQEMKKGVADAIIPGQDSWKSLTRSDLEMLFEV
- a CDS encoding 4Fe-4S dicluster domain-containing protein; this translates as MMLEGTRTLHIDYSKCIGCETCEAVCKFLYDTPRITMTRTTEGIMIPLYCKHCEKAACMNVCSRGALNRDRDGAVVLQPMLCRGCETRNCVMACPYAAFFATCSGVAVAKCDLCASRRAIGLGPACVDMCPCGAILYVDRDEIAKLETTESQKAHQRVMDHIRPPRCGKE